The Equus quagga isolate Etosha38 chromosome 2, UCLA_HA_Equagga_1.0, whole genome shotgun sequence genome has a window encoding:
- the IDH3A gene encoding isocitrate dehydrogenase [NAD] subunit alpha, mitochondrial: protein MAGPAWMSKVSRLLGAFHNQKQVTRGFAGGVQTVTLIPGDGIGPEISAAVMKIFDAAKAPIQWEERNVTAIQGPGGKWMIPPEAKESMDKNKMGLKGPLKTPIAAGHPSMNLLLRKTFDLYANVRPCVSIEGYKTPYTDVNIVTIRENTEGEYSGIEHVIVDGVVQSIKLITEEASKRIAEFAFEYARNNHRSNVTAVHKANIMRMSDGLFLQKCREVAENCKDIKFNEMYLDTVCLNMVQDPSQFDVLVMPNLYGDILSDLCAGLIGGLGVTPSGNIGANGVAIFESVHGTAPDIAGKDMANPTALLLSAVMMLRHMGLFDHAARIEAACFATIKDGKSLTKDLGGSAKCSDFTEEICRRVKDLD, encoded by the exons ATGGCCGGGCCCGCGTGGATGTCCAAG GTCTCTCGGCTGCTGGGGGCATTCCACAACCAAAAACAGGTGACCAGAGGTTTTGCTGGTGGT GTTCAGACAGTAACTTTAATTCCAGGAGATGGTATTGGCCCAGAAATTTCAGCTGCAGTTATGAAGATATTTGATGCTGCCAAA GCGCCTATTCAGTGGGAGGAGCGGAATGTCACTGCCATTCAAGGACCGGGAGGAAAGTGGATGATCCCTCCAGAAGCCAAAGAGTCCATGGATAAGAACAAGATGGGCTTGAAAG GCCCATTAAAGACCCCAATAGCTGCTGGTCACCCATCTATGAATTTATTGCTGCGTAAAACATTTGACCTTTATGCAAATGTGCGGCCATGTGTCTCAATCGAAGGCTATAAAACCCCTTATACTGACGTAAATATTGTCACCATTCGAGAGAACACAGAAGGAGAATACAGTGGGATTGAGCATGTG ATCGTGGATGGAGTTGTGCAGAGCATTAAGCTTATCACTGAGGAGGCGAGCAAGCGCATTGCTGAGTTTGCATTTGAGTACGCCCGGAACAATCACCGGAGCAATGTCACAGCCGTGCACAAAGCCAACATCAT GCGAATGTCAGATGGACTTTTTCTGCAAAAATGCAGGGAAGTTGCAGAAAACTGTAAAGATATTAAATTTAATGAGATGTACCTGGATACAGTATGTTTGAAT ATGGTCCAAGATCCGTCCCAGTTTGATGTTCTTGTTATGCCAAATTTGTATGGAGACATCCTAAG TGACCTGTGTGCGGGATTGATTGGAGGTCTTGGTGTGACACCAAGTGGCAATATTGGAGCCAACGGGGTTGCCATCTTTGAGTCG GTTCATGGGACCGCCCCGGACATTGCAGGCAAGGACATGGCCAATCCCACCGCCCTCCTGCTCAGTGCTGTGATGATGCTGCGCCACATGGGACTTTTTGACCACGCAGCAAGAATTGAGGCTGCATGTTTTGCTACAATTAAGGACGGAAAG agcTTAACAAAAGATTTGGGAGGCAGTGCAAAATGCTCAGACTTCACCGAAGAAATCTGTCGCAGAGTAAAAGATTTAGATTAA